Genomic segment of Sphingomicrobium marinum:
CCTGGAACAGCACCGCAAGATCCTTGCGCATATTTTCGACGTCGCGCATGCGTTTTTCGAAATTGCGCTCGTCGGCTTCCATCGCCGCCTTATCGCGCAGCGCTGCATCGCGTTCTGCCGTGACCGCTTCGAGCATCTTCTTGAGTTCGTCGGCGCGCGCCGCCCGCTCGTTTGCGGCGGCCAGTTCGCGTTCCTTGTCGGACCCGCGGGCGCGCTGGAAATCAGCTTCGTCCTTGTAGCCCTGCACGCCTTTTTCGTGCGCCTTAGTCGCGGCGAAAAAGCCTGCACCCAAGCCCACCGTCAATACCGCTACCACCAGTACGATGGTCATCATCGGATCCATGTTTACGCTCCCCAATCTTGCGTATGGCAAAGGAGCCTACAGCCAAAAGATTGACAGGTTCTTGCCAAAGGGAACCGGCGCGGCCCCCAAGCGCTCACCTTCCAAAGAGGGAGAAATTTCATGTCCATTCGCAAGATGATCAGCCTGCACCCCGACGTCGACGGCCATCAGAACCAGCCTCTGGCCGATGCTGTCCATCACGCCATGTATTGCGCGAAAATGTGCATGAGCTGCGCCGATGCCTGCCTCGCCGAGGACATGGACATGACCCAGTGCATCCGCACCTGTTCGGATTGCAGCGACATTTGCGAAGCCACATCGCGCATCGGGGCACGCCGCTCGGGCGACAACGAAGCCGTGCTGAAAGACGTCCTCGAGCTATGCGCACGCATTTGCGATGCCTGCGCCAGCGAATGCGAGAAGCACGATCACGAACATTGCAAGCTGTGCGCGCAGATCTGCCGCGAGTGCGCTGAGGATTGCCGCAACGCGGCAGCGACGATTACACCTTAAGCCGCCTTGCGGCGCTGCTTGGCCAGCTTCTTGAGCACCATATCGCGCTTGAGCTTCGACAGGTGGTCGATGAAGAGCACGCCTTCGAGATGATCCATCTCGTGCTGCAGGCAGACCGCGAGTAGCCCGTCGATTTCCTTTTCGTGCTGCTCGCCATTTTCGTCGAGCCAGCGCGCCTTGATGCGATCGGGGCGCATGACGTCGGCATACTGGTCGGGGACCGACAGGCAGCCTTCGGTATAGGGCACCTCGTGATCGGACGTCTCGAGGATTTCGGGATTGATGAAGACCCTGGGGTCCTTGATGACCTTGCTTTCGGGATCGTCCGGATTTTCGGGCTCCTGAAGGTCGATTACGAGCAGGCGGATGGGCTCACCCA
This window contains:
- the def gene encoding peptide deformylase, with protein sequence MAILKIYETPDDVLRQISKPVEEVTDWHRQLIKDMFETMYAAPGIGLAAVQVGEPIRLLVIDLQEPENPDDPESKVIKDPRVFINPEILETSDHEVPYTEGCLSVPDQYADVMRPDRIKARWLDENGEQHEKEIDGLLAVCLQHEMDHLEGVLFIDHLSKLKRDMVLKKLAKQRRKAA
- a CDS encoding four-helix bundle copper-binding protein, translated to MSIRKMISLHPDVDGHQNQPLADAVHHAMYCAKMCMSCADACLAEDMDMTQCIRTCSDCSDICEATSRIGARRSGDNEAVLKDVLELCARICDACASECEKHDHEHCKLCAQICRECAEDCRNAAATITP